Below is a genomic region from Eulemur rufifrons isolate Redbay chromosome 24, OSU_ERuf_1, whole genome shotgun sequence.
GTTCCTTGTCACTTCTGTCTGGTGTCCCTGACTCTAGAACCTCTCTGGTTCCATTACTCCAGAACAAGAGAGGAGTGTCCCATCTCCTCTAAAGTAGAGGAGTGATACGCACCTCATTGTACAATGCAGGCATCTGTCTGCCATATAGACTTCcaatctttctcttatttttaaccCCTCCATCATTCCCACCTTTCATGGTACATGATTTCTCTAATTCCTGAGCCTTTCTTTAGTTATATAGTAGgaattgggttttgttttttgacatcTTCCTCTGCAGGCACTTGGGTTTCAGCTTTCTCGGTTTTTGTGTCATGTAATAGTCCTTAATTTTCTTCCATCTGCTACAATTATGTTTACATCTATTGTCTATTGTTATCTCTTAGGGTCTTTGTCTTTGTtagtttatactttttaaagttattagtGTGATTTTGGGTGGAATCAGAGATAAACTCATGTATTTATTATGCAATATTTAACTTCaatttcttactgtttttcttcctctgctcaGTATATTTGCTCTCTATCCAGTCAACCTAGGTGGGCACCTCCAGTCTTATGTTCCAATCCTTTCATCCAGTTTTTACCTTcccattattttttctcattttgttgatTACTACGGTGTTTAGAACAAttttatatgtttacatttttgaatATATAACACATGCTGCTCATAGCACaaattttttaagttgaaaagtAATTCTTCTTCTCTTACTCATTTCCCCTCCATGATGACAACCCTAGTGTCATTTTCCTTTGCATTATTACttgtattttcaaacatttttattgaaacaaCTTTAAATTGATTGATTAACTTGTGAATGCCGTCTTTATGCTGCTGAatgttgttttccaaaatgtgttaTGCCTTTTGTCTTAGTTTACTAGGGCTGCTGACTAAGGCCTAGTGACTTGATTTTTCAGTTAAACAGTTTTATTGTTGacaaatgttaattttatctttcttttccaattttttattcttctgatttctttcatttaattgcACTATACTGTAATAATAGCAGTGATAGTACTCGTCTTCTCTTATTCCTGACTTTAATGTGAATGTTTCTGGATTTTTCTCATTAAGTATAGTGCTGGTGTTTGGTTTGTACTGTACTTCATTCTCAAGTTAAGTGAGTGTTTGCCCATTCCTATtttataaaggatttttaaatgaaaatagatattgagttttttcatctttttaatatctaTGGAAATGATtgcttgatttttaattttttacctattaatgtatttccttttatataatatattttctaattttaaaacatattcctGGAAAAAATCTACTCAGGTATATTTACTGTGCTTCTGGGacactttttttcttctgggtCATTTTGATGTTTTACATTGATTATTTTCATTGGGTAAATGAAATTGGTGGATAGTTTACTTTTTTGGTGTGTCCTGTTTTTCAGGTTTTGGTGTTAATATTATGTttgtttcaaacaaaaaatattctcctttcttttttcttttgtagcatTTTGTACAATGTGAGttgttctttatatctttattggTATTCCCATGTGAATCTCTTTGGgtctttttatttagttttagggagttgctttttatatttttctgttcattttatagaaatttgtCTAGATAAGTTTTCTGCATTTCTAGAGTCAGTGTtggtaatttgcatttttcagaaAAGTATTCGCGtcagtttataaaaatgtatttcaatagAGTACTGCAAAATGATCTTATGATGTtttaactttacatttttttttctgtgccatTATTTCTTACTCTATTTGTACATTCTGCATCTCCCTAAAAGTTATGCTGCATTTATCTAATAGTTGTTTTTCGTCTTTCAGATCCCTTTCAAAAGCAATCAAAcctatttgtatttataaatatctgCCTCTACTCATATTTCCTTTCCTGGAATTTCCTTCTGAAAAATTAGGAGATAGGAGATACATACATTTGAAATATGTTTAATAATGGGAGAGTAGGTCTTAAAGCAAGAATCAATCAcataatagaatatattttttttaattttcttggttttACAATATTGGAAAAAGGTTCACAAGTGACATTTGTTTGCATTCCATTTTAGGAGAAATATGGGGAATTGATGAGAATCAGAAAAACCAGAACAGTCTTTTGAGACAAGTTGAAGGTAAATTCAAGAAAACACTGACTGaagaaaaagtcaataaatgTCATAAGAAATTTGCAAATGTATTTCCTCTGAACTCAGATTTTGTTCCTTCTGGACACAATCTCTATGAATATGACTTATTTGGAAAGTGTTTAGAACATAATTTTGACTGCCATAATAATGTGGAATGCCTTATAAGAAAGAAACGTTGTGAATATATTGAACCTGTGAAATCATATGGTAATAGCTCATCCCATCTTGGAATAACCCCCTTTAAGTGTAATCATTGTGGCAAAGGCTTCAATCAAACATTGGACCTCATCAGACACctgagaattcatactggagagaagccctatgaaTGTAATAACTGTAGAAAAGCCTTCAGCCACAAAGAGAAACTCATTAAACATTATGAAATTCACAGTCAGGAGCAGTCttttgaatgtaatgaatgtgggaaagctttcatTAAAATGTCAAATCTCCTTAgacatcaaagaattcatactggagagaaaccatatgcatgtaaggaatgtgggaaatccTTCAGCCAGAAATCAAATCTCATTGATCATGaaaaaattcatactggagagaaaccttatgaatgtaatgaatgtggaaaagcatTCAGCCAGAAACAAAGCCTCATTGCACATCAGAaagttcatactggagagaaaccttatgcATGCAATGAATGTGGTAAGGCCTTTCCTCGAATTGCATCCCTTGCTCTTCATATGAGAAGTCATACAGGGGAAAAACCTTATAAATGTGAtaaatgtgggaaagccttctcTCAGTTTTCCATGCTTATTATACATGTTCGAATTCATACAggtgagaaaccttatgaatgtaatgAGTGTGGAAAAGCCTTCTCTCAAAGCTCAGCCCTTACTGTACATATGAGAAGCcacactggtgagaaaccctacgAATGTAACGAATGTACAAAAGCCTTCAGCCATAAGAAAAACTTCATTACACACCAAAAAATTCATACTagagagaaaccttatgaatgtaatgaatgtgggaaggcTTTCATTCAGATGTCAAATCTTGTTAGacaccagagaattcatactggggaAAAACCCTATatatgtaaggaatgtgggaaagcctttagccAGAAATCAAATCTCATTGCTCATGAAAAAATTCAttctggagaaaaaccctatgaatgcaatgaatgtggtaaagccttcagccaaaagcaaaattttattacACATCAGAaagttcatactggagagaaaccttacgaTTGTAATGAGTGTGGTAAAGCCTTCTCTCAAATTGCATCCCTTACTCTTCATTTGAGAAGTCACACAGGGGAAAAGCCTTATGAATGTGataaatgtggaaaagccttctcTCAGTGCTCACTGCTTAATTTACATATGAGAAGTCATACAGGTGAGAAGCCCTATgtatgtaatgaatgtggaaaagccttctcTCAAAGAACTTCCCTTATTGTGCACATGAGAGGTCATACaggtgagaaaccctatgaatgtaataaatgtggaaaagccttctcTCAAAGCTCATCCCTTACTATACATATACGAGGCCATACAGGTGAGAAACCCTTTGACTGTAGTAAGTGTGGAAAAGCATTCTCTCAAATCTCATCTCTTACTCTTCATATGAGAAAACATACAGGTGAAAAGCCTTATCACtgtaatgaatgtggcaaggCTTTCAGCCAAAAGTCACACCTTGTTAGacaccagagaattcacactCATTAGAAATCCTATGAACATTGTGAATATGGGAAAGCCTTTGCAAGGAATTAACACCTCATTGCACATTACACAAATGGTTCTAGAGCAGAAAActatgaatgtgggaaagccgTCTGAAGAAGTCACAAACTTACGAAACAGAATTCTTACCAGGTTGACAAATTGCATAATGAAAAAGCTGATTATCTAAAACCTTAAGCAGacattttacttatccataatatttaataagaatttcATTAAAATCTGAAACAAGATGTCTGCTATCAGCATATCAGCATAATAGTTGAACTCTCAGCCAATGtcttaagcaagaaaaagaagattggaaaaaaagaggaactctaaaaataaccttttatacaaaaaattaattggaaaatatGTAGAtagaaaatatctaagaataaacACAATGATTTATgagacatatatataaaattataaaatatcttgaaaGGCACAGAAGAACATTATGTCCCAAAAGACTTGACTTTGTAAAAATGTAAGTTCTCTCCCAACTCTGTAAGTTTATTctacttacatttaaaatttacatcaGTTATATTTTAAGGAACTTCACAAActgattcaaaaattttttatggaAAAGTAGAGGACAAAAATAGctgaaacaaatttgaaaaagcaAATAGGGAAGACACACTCTATTATATATCATCATATACTTATTTAAAGATGTCATTTAAACTATGTTATAGAGGGAATAAATTAATCAgtagaaacaataaatattgagGATTGATACAAAAATCCAAGAAGATATTGGAATTTTGTGTGTCATAATACTATTGAAATCATTGTGGAATTAGTGGCATAGTCAATAAATGAAAGGCCCATAtgagaaaaaagttaattttctaccttataccatatacaaaaataagatcCAAATAGATTGATGACCAGAGTATCAAAAGCAAAATTCTCACACTATGATGAAAATAGAATATATCTATTAGAGTAACGGATTTCcttaaaaacatgta
It encodes:
- the ZNF569 gene encoding zinc finger protein 569, translating into MTESQETVTFKDVAIDFTQEEWKQLDPAQRNLYRNVMLENYNNLITVGCPFTKPDVIFKLEQEEEPWVLEEEVLRRHCPGEIWGIDENQKNQNSLLRQVEGKFKKTLTEEKVNKCHKKFANVFPLNSDFVPSGHNLYEYDLFGKCLEHNFDCHNNVECLIRKKRCEYIEPVKSYGNSSSHLGITPFKCNHCGKGFNQTLDLIRHLRIHTGEKPYECNNCRKAFSHKEKLIKHYEIHSQEQSFECNECGKAFIKMSNLLRHQRIHTGEKPYACKECGKSFSQKSNLIDHEKIHTGEKPYECNECGKAFSQKQSLIAHQKVHTGEKPYACNECGKAFPRIASLALHMRSHTGEKPYKCDKCGKAFSQFSMLIIHVRIHTGEKPYECNECGKAFSQSSALTVHMRSHTGEKPYECNECTKAFSHKKNFITHQKIHTREKPYECNECGKAFIQMSNLVRHQRIHTGEKPYICKECGKAFSQKSNLIAHEKIHSGEKPYECNECGKAFSQKQNFITHQKVHTGEKPYDCNECGKAFSQIASLTLHLRSHTGEKPYECDKCGKAFSQCSLLNLHMRSHTGEKPYVCNECGKAFSQRTSLIVHMRGHTGEKPYECNKCGKAFSQSSSLTIHIRGHTGEKPFDCSKCGKAFSQISSLTLHMRKHTGEKPYHCNECGKAFSQKSHLVRHQRIHTH